A part of Candidatus Electrothrix aestuarii genomic DNA contains:
- a CDS encoding CU044_2847 family protein produces MKKLIEFELDGQPVYIEAEETNPEGMRRVSRGGDNEAEKADSLFVDAVDRIKPAAEVILNAFREMNTPDEIALEFGLNFSAKAGAFFTSADSSAAFKVSLKWNNK; encoded by the coding sequence ATGAAAAAACTCATAGAATTTGAACTGGACGGACAGCCGGTCTATATCGAGGCCGAGGAAACCAACCCAGAGGGAATGCGCCGGGTGAGTCGAGGCGGAGATAATGAAGCAGAGAAAGCGGATTCCCTTTTTGTCGATGCGGTGGACCGGATCAAACCTGCTGCCGAGGTAATACTGAACGCCTTCCGGGAGATGAACACACCGGACGAAATAGCTTTAGAGTTCGGTCTTAATTTCTCCGCCAAGGCCGGTGCATTCTTCACTTCAGCAGACAGCTCGGCGGCCTTTAAAGTTTCGTTGAAATGGAATAATAAGTAG
- a CDS encoding type II toxin-antitoxin system Phd/YefM family antitoxin, with amino-acid sequence MARTRSILTDVSAGISELKKNPMAVLQQGHGAPVVILNHDEPAFYAVPAEMYERLMERLDDIELAEIVRERQDQPEIEVDIDDL; translated from the coding sequence ATGGCTCGAACACGTTCAATCCTGACTGATGTCAGTGCCGGAATATCAGAACTGAAAAAAAATCCAATGGCTGTCCTGCAACAGGGCCACGGTGCCCCGGTTGTTATCCTCAATCACGATGAACCCGCATTCTATGCAGTACCCGCCGAGATGTATGAACGGCTCATGGAACGACTCGACGACATTGAACTTGCCGAAATTGTCCGGGAACGGCAGGATCAGCCCGAAATTGAGGTGGACATTGATGACCTTTAA
- a CDS encoding serine protease, with protein sequence MSKPTHDAAVVRILTDDQSPRNPKGAGFLVTPQHVLTCAHVVNDALGRKQESIDQPNFTIFLDFPLLPSCPLVQATVKGWLPMKEKVIFGEQEDIALLELLSNTPLPAGVHPAPIVTLYPYEFDEKVRIFGFPGIALDGKWVDGILKRPTGKGWIQINHEDSSGSIKPGFSGAAIWSIRKNAVCGMTVSMLNSTASYMIPADTLLQACPEIDQLRISSNPYKGLQAFQEEDACFFFGREKTVARLQRTVEEQSFTAVIGASGSGKSSLVFAGLLPILRQSRQWEVVTCRPQNRAFCELAGSLTDKNIKGEARYEEVTRIKKILTDGSNPYRLYDLIRYRNPDKIYDHFLLVIDQFEELYTLNNDNGETSRRFMNCLLGSIQSEKFHILVTMQGNFHDNLDNDISLKTYPPFRIGEFDRKGLREAIERPAKRNHVIFEDGLTDTIIQELGDEPGNLPLLQFCLTQLWERQKYGWISWDAYRNIGRVQQALIKHADSTYKNICIEYENAWIKQIFLNLIYPKILPGRGIVYTRKARLIEEFRKEHKKLLNELTKKRLLVTLNDDAGKKIEIIHEALIRHWQPLQSWINKTHDFLIWREDLKNSIDEWHKRNKDKGILLNEKMLNNAFEMMSEHKEYLLPHEQKFIYASKQTIKERKYILRAVVIAFVVPWPIILGLLADPQQKNPFKKTEEATTSTSSSMGQYMASYKEPLNFASTKIFFDTKVLQDKLNNSTSSRDQKLVHDIFFISENKQYPRSDLKYNTFPGQKFEATTPLLQDCRATPLYRTFMEGLIFCQQVEKGDREVVYADLTPADQKKYGSLLDPHPRPKQVRSGLGMGPGPTEKCSRIPLSFLTHRPITPSLR encoded by the coding sequence GTGAGCAAACCAACACATGATGCTGCCGTTGTCCGCATCCTAACTGATGACCAAAGCCCTCGTAACCCTAAAGGCGCGGGCTTTCTCGTAACCCCCCAGCATGTTCTCACCTGTGCTCATGTGGTGAATGATGCTCTTGGTCGTAAGCAAGAGTCTATTGACCAGCCTAATTTTACAATTTTTCTTGATTTTCCACTTCTTCCCTCCTGCCCTTTGGTGCAAGCGACAGTCAAGGGCTGGCTTCCAATGAAGGAGAAAGTCATATTCGGCGAACAAGAGGACATCGCCCTACTGGAGTTGCTATCGAACACACCTCTGCCTGCCGGAGTACATCCTGCACCTATTGTGACACTCTATCCTTATGAATTTGATGAAAAAGTCAGGATATTTGGATTTCCAGGTATAGCTCTTGACGGTAAGTGGGTTGACGGCATTCTGAAAAGGCCGACAGGCAAAGGCTGGATCCAAATCAATCATGAGGATAGCAGCGGCAGCATTAAACCGGGCTTCAGCGGCGCAGCGATTTGGTCAATTCGGAAGAATGCGGTTTGCGGTATGACTGTGAGCATGTTGAACAGTACAGCTTCATATATGATTCCCGCTGATACATTGCTTCAAGCTTGTCCTGAAATAGATCAGTTAAGAATATCTTCTAATCCATACAAAGGATTGCAGGCATTTCAGGAAGAGGATGCCTGTTTCTTTTTTGGCAGGGAGAAGACTGTGGCCCGCCTGCAACGAACCGTAGAAGAGCAGTCCTTCACAGCCGTGATTGGAGCCAGTGGTAGTGGAAAATCCTCCTTAGTCTTTGCTGGTCTGCTGCCTATTCTACGTCAAAGTAGGCAGTGGGAAGTTGTCACTTGTCGCCCTCAAAACAGAGCGTTTTGTGAATTGGCAGGTTCTCTTACAGATAAGAACATTAAAGGGGAAGCCCGCTATGAGGAAGTAACGAGGATTAAAAAAATTCTTACTGATGGTTCTAATCCTTATCGTTTGTATGATCTAATCAGATACCGCAATCCTGACAAAATCTACGATCATTTTCTCTTGGTTATTGATCAGTTTGAGGAACTTTACACCTTGAATAATGATAATGGTGAGACGTCTCGACGTTTTATGAATTGCTTGCTTGGATCTATCCAATCGGAAAAATTTCATATTCTGGTTACTATGCAGGGAAATTTTCATGATAATTTGGACAATGATATTAGTTTGAAGACATATCCTCCTTTTCGCATCGGGGAGTTTGATAGAAAAGGATTGAGAGAGGCGATAGAGCGACCGGCGAAGAGGAATCATGTCATCTTTGAAGATGGACTTACCGATACGATAATTCAAGAGTTGGGCGACGAACCGGGTAACTTGCCTTTGTTACAGTTCTGTCTGACACAATTATGGGAACGACAGAAATATGGCTGGATCAGTTGGGATGCATATAGAAATATCGGCAGGGTGCAGCAGGCCCTGATTAAACATGCAGACAGTACCTATAAAAATATTTGCATAGAATATGAGAACGCATGGATCAAACAGATATTTCTCAATCTGATTTATCCGAAGATTCTTCCAGGTAGAGGCATAGTATATACCAGGAAGGCTCGACTCATTGAAGAATTCAGGAAGGAGCATAAAAAACTGCTCAACGAACTTACCAAAAAAAGGCTACTAGTCACACTGAACGACGACGCGGGGAAGAAGATTGAGATAATTCATGAAGCATTAATCCGGCATTGGCAACCCTTGCAGAGCTGGATAAATAAAACGCATGACTTTCTGATTTGGCGGGAAGATTTAAAAAACAGTATAGATGAATGGCATAAAAGGAATAAGGATAAGGGTATTCTTTTGAACGAAAAAATGCTTAATAATGCATTTGAAATGATGTCAGAGCATAAGGAATATCTATTACCTCATGAGCAGAAGTTTATTTATGCTAGCAAGCAGACCATAAAAGAAAGAAAATATATATTAAGAGCAGTTGTCATTGCTTTTGTTGTCCCTTGGCCTATTATCCTAGGTTTACTAGCAGATCCACAACAAAAAAATCCTTTTAAAAAAACAGAAGAAGCTACTACATCTACCTCTTCTTCAATGGGACAATATATGGCTTCATATAAAGAACCTTTGAACTTTGCTTCTACTAAAATATTCTTTGACACTAAAGTATTGCAAGATAAACTTAACAACTCAACTTCTTCAAGAGATCAGAAATTGGTTCATGATATATTTTTCATTTCTGAGAATAAACAATACCCGAGATCTGATTTAAAGTATAATACGTTTCCCGGACAGAAATTTGAAGCAACCACTCCCTTGCTGCAAGATTGTAGAGCAACCCCTCTGTATCGTACTTTCATGGAAGGATTAATTTTTTGTCAGCAAGTGGAGAAGGGCGACCGTGAAGTTGTATACGCAGATCTCACCCCGGCAGACCAGAAAAAATACGGTAGCTTGCTCGACCCCCACCCCCGGCCAAAGCAAGTTCGATCAGGTCTTGGAATGGGCCCAGGCCCAACAGAAAAATGCTCAAGAATCCCCTTGAGCTTCCTTACCCACAGGCCCATTACCCCATCCCTCAGATAA
- a CDS encoding Fic family protein, with the protein MKTLDQKLNFSFTTNQQLIQLIAEIDLFRGKWDHLEHLHPVFLQELKGMATIQSIGSSTRIEGATLSDAEIEQLIADLKVNKLENRDEQEVVGYYDVLELIFDNAEDIQLTENYIMQLHTLLLRYSTKDSGQKGAYKKVSNKVVASYPDGTQRVIFNTTEPYLVPKEMEELLSWTKTCLETQKYHPLLVVGLFIYEFLSIHPFHDGNGRLSRLLTTLLLIKLDYDFIQYISFEHIIENRKERYYAALMECQRQRNTDEEHLDTWMLFFLNALKLVTVKLSLKMSNRSG; encoded by the coding sequence ATGAAAACCTTAGACCAAAAACTTAATTTTTCTTTTACAACAAATCAACAGCTTATCCAGCTGATTGCCGAGATTGACCTGTTTCGCGGAAAATGGGATCATCTGGAGCACCTCCATCCTGTTTTTCTCCAGGAGCTGAAAGGGATGGCAACCATTCAAAGTATTGGCTCTTCCACCCGAATTGAAGGGGCAACCCTTTCGGATGCGGAAATCGAACAGCTGATTGCCGACCTGAAGGTGAACAAGCTGGAAAACCGTGATGAGCAGGAGGTGGTGGGGTATTACGATGTGCTTGAGCTGATCTTTGATAATGCGGAAGATATTCAGCTCACCGAAAATTACATCATGCAGCTGCATACCCTGCTGCTCAGGTATTCGACAAAGGACAGCGGCCAGAAAGGGGCCTATAAAAAGGTCTCCAACAAGGTTGTGGCAAGTTACCCGGACGGAACTCAGCGGGTCATCTTTAATACCACTGAGCCCTATCTTGTGCCAAAAGAGATGGAGGAGCTTCTCAGCTGGACAAAAACATGCCTTGAGACTCAAAAATACCATCCGCTCTTGGTTGTCGGGCTGTTTATCTATGAATTTCTCTCCATCCATCCCTTTCATGACGGCAACGGCAGGCTTTCGCGCTTACTCACCACCTTGTTGCTGATCAAACTGGACTATGACTTTATTCAATACATCTCCTTTGAGCATATCATAGAGAACCGGAAGGAAAGGTATTATGCGGCCCTGATGGAATGTCAGCGCCAACGCAACACGGATGAAGAACATCTTGATACCTGGATGCTGTTTTTTCTCAATGCGTTAAAATTGGTTACGGTGAAATTGAGTTTGAAGATGAGTAACCGTAGCGGGTGA
- a CDS encoding type II toxin-antitoxin system RelE/ParE family toxin, whose product MTFKLVFKQDAKKEWDRLDPTVRSAFAKKLKARLEQPRVQSARLSGMKDCYKIKLRRIGFRLVYQVRDDELVVSVIAVGRRDKNRVYKTALKRFDE is encoded by the coding sequence ATGACCTTTAAACTGGTCTTCAAACAGGACGCTAAAAAAGAATGGGATCGTCTCGATCCGACAGTCCGTTCCGCCTTTGCGAAAAAGCTGAAAGCCAGATTGGAGCAGCCGAGAGTACAAAGTGCTCGACTCAGCGGAATGAAAGATTGCTACAAGATTAAACTTCGGCGGATCGGATTTCGTCTTGTCTATCAGGTACGTGACGATGAGTTGGTCGTGTCGGTCATCGCTGTCGGCAGACGGGATAAAAACCGAGTATACAAAACAGCTCTCAAAAGATTTGACGAGTAA
- a CDS encoding metallophosphoesterase — translation MPTRTLFISDIHMGVNRKTNWYQDNVHTVALKGFLRYVLEHVNEINDLVILGDWFDQWTYAPNDLPPTITEIMTSNPEVFTRQSDGSGDFITVLNALKGKGNLRFVNGNHDMLAELQEINAWFTQHTDQAVLPGVGNDLTMTWAENTFYQSSNNKIYAEHGHLHDLFNKPANMSANPYIPLPVGHFITRTVGDSVLKQLSTDKPNSAYLKNSGDPDYSHIGVDIKVIIQTIKDLIERGESPHIAEIVLDTVLSFDKSKKLEYNMEWYRGGHPSSDAVDNYYPALLTLQEFFQDIKEIEVNFNGLDYFAKQYYQQHPEARVVVMGHTHDYRLVWNGRENAPVYINSGYYCPSIPDMESGTKLPTFVEIIKNEHASFTVNEKKITDYKAGTVVTGQTATINWEPS, via the coding sequence ATGCCCACAAGAACGCTCTTTATCAGCGACATCCATATGGGAGTAAACAGAAAAACCAATTGGTATCAAGATAACGTACATACAGTAGCGTTAAAAGGATTCCTGCGCTATGTTCTCGAACATGTAAACGAAATCAACGACCTTGTTATTCTTGGTGATTGGTTTGATCAGTGGACATATGCACCAAATGATCTTCCTCCCACAATTACGGAAATTATGACAAGCAACCCGGAAGTCTTTACCAGACAGAGTGATGGGAGCGGTGATTTCATTACTGTTCTGAATGCCCTGAAAGGCAAAGGAAACCTGCGCTTTGTCAACGGCAACCATGATATGCTGGCAGAACTTCAGGAGATCAATGCCTGGTTTACTCAGCATACCGATCAAGCTGTTCTTCCGGGAGTCGGCAATGACCTCACAATGACCTGGGCTGAGAACACCTTTTACCAGAGCAGCAACAACAAAATATATGCTGAGCACGGGCATCTTCACGACCTGTTTAACAAACCTGCCAATATGTCGGCCAATCCCTATATTCCTCTCCCGGTGGGCCACTTTATCACCCGTACCGTGGGAGATTCAGTGCTTAAACAACTCAGCACTGACAAGCCTAACAGTGCCTACCTGAAAAACTCTGGCGATCCAGATTACTCACATATTGGTGTGGACATCAAAGTGATCATCCAAACGATCAAGGATCTGATTGAACGAGGAGAGTCCCCTCATATTGCAGAGATTGTTTTAGATACCGTTCTCTCGTTCGATAAGAGTAAAAAACTGGAATACAACATGGAATGGTACAGAGGTGGTCATCCCTCTTCTGATGCAGTGGATAATTATTACCCTGCCCTTCTTACTCTACAAGAATTTTTTCAGGATATTAAAGAAATAGAAGTAAACTTCAATGGACTGGATTATTTTGCCAAACAATATTACCAACAGCACCCTGAAGCACGGGTAGTGGTCATGGGCCACACCCATGACTATAGACTGGTTTGGAATGGCCGAGAGAATGCTCCGGTGTATATCAACTCTGGCTATTACTGCCCATCAATTCCTGATATGGAGAGCGGGACAAAACTGCCTACCTTTGTGGAAATTATTAAAAACGAGCATGCCAGCTTTACGGTCAATGAAAAGAAGATAACGGATTATAAAGCAGGAACCGTGGTCACAGGGCAGACAGCAACGATAAATTGGGAGCCATCTTGA
- a CDS encoding alpha-2-macroglobulin has protein sequence MKKTLLAVTLLLLQAVIYSSPGWAKDHTLNDLTKEAGKLTPSYTARGNLPPKPQEADLLRRAADIMVEARKCTTAIPLYRQAALFSGQAEAELWLAVAKASSCAKNWKQASQTGWLAYSSTSSNVLRAEALALTGEALEQRTTSYHNWTPVGIDLYERLNKLNSSSTNAEKLARLRIKQNEDKKLLIRSYTADSSSGHPRLCIGLNDEILNPEQAHYGDYIRVSPALSPDFYVEYKKLCIGGASYGTTYEVTLRKGMKSRNKELMDTATFNIATDHSPSQLWFNQNDYILADVSGAVGLHTINVNKVKLRLYRIHERNILGEFVSNAFRRKLNEYELERIKEREGELVWEGSTDITAPQDEKTVSDLALPMQAIAAPGLYILIAEDGNTKPQRWEGAASQWLVKTNIGLTTYQGNDGLTVMARSLDTALPLAGVDITLTARNNTPLGTLTTDEKGLVRFAPGLLRGKGGQAAVQLVSMDSRQGFTFLQLQQAPFDFSDRGVGGRTAPGPVDAFVYTERGIYRPGETVNVVALVRDELGRAIDAPPLTLRLRGPNAKIQLERLLQPDAAGGYTETINLPHAARSGSWTASLYVDVKEKPVGQVSFVVKSFKPPRLDARMEPEGILTPKEGAKAVVQADYLYGSPGSNLRVQARMSLQYDPHPFADFANFFFGRAGEEPGIGDIELPDITTDARGQGTLILQLNGQQESTRQPLKAVVSAEVMDIDGRTVAASTGVPVRHLPEYLGVKPGFQDEQVQADSTAKFSLIALDGKGLPQAKGSLSYRLIQEEVDYQWFQKNGGWGYERIVRDHEKARDQLSWKKTGPLPLALPVTLGVYRLELLNKDAELVTAFRFTAGEQLIGQSDTPDAVKVELDRQQYQVGETAKLTIKSPYPGQASLILANSSIHDVSNISLAEGKDTLEIPVKADWGAGVYALVTVYRPGEGQKKGADRAVGLVWLNVDPAAQRLQVAIKTPDKIRPRQTLKVPVEIKDAVPGEAVHLTLAAVDDGVLRLTNFVSPDPLTWFFNKQQLGLEIRDLYGQLIAPPESKPLVLRTGAGENGLRGAPESNIKVLSLFSGVVQVGEDGTATVPLEIPDFNGRVRLMSVAWSPDKLGSASRDMQINDPVVVSPALPRYLAQGDESSIQLLLENIDGPEGEYHIAWTAEGAVAMETEEREEMASSLTINLASGKRENLRFPVQANSIGKGSLHVQVKGPEGYSYSGDFPLNVRGKYLPTLERRYAKLNPGESVVLDKETLTGLFPETAKVGLTISSSPNLDVPGLLGQLDRYPYGCLEQLTSRAMPLLSANLLAERFAAPLDKNLPGRVQEAIDRILQKQRGDGSFSLWWDSGSAKPWLTAYALDFLSRAQEKGYVVPEYFYKKGMHWLTDQVKNANNPQVQDLAPLAYAHWVLARTGQGRHEDARYLFDTWFQQTPSPLAKAQLAGSLALLGDRNRAIKGLKAAMEQANRDPSSSWHNYGSRLRDLAGIIHVIAESGITEVDPAPAWQELTRLFAQEKYLSTQEQAWLIMASLTLEQSSPLDLDIAEKAPAKEEKKEKEKPSLLSRIKSMLSFGTPEPPESEEPADAQDEETEQPAPQSTFFALERKGEALLSNPVTITNNGDKAVWLVTTLQGSPIEAPAPVENGFTVFRDWYTTEGEPMPVDAIQQGELMVVTLQGEVKTGSDFQALLVDLLPAGFEIERPITEQDTAFSWLKDQLTNNEYVDARDDRFIAAFHTKSLPRVDGNKKMSRFQSAYLVRAVTPGIYTLPPVEVEAMYRPVYRARGGVGTVIVSGVE, from the coding sequence ATGAAAAAAACTCTCCTTGCAGTAACACTCCTTCTGCTTCAGGCTGTGATTTATTCCAGCCCAGGCTGGGCAAAGGATCACACTCTGAACGACCTGACCAAGGAAGCAGGTAAACTCACACCGAGTTATACAGCCAGGGGTAACCTACCGCCCAAGCCCCAGGAGGCAGACCTCCTCCGCCGAGCCGCAGACATCATGGTAGAGGCACGAAAATGTACTACTGCCATTCCTCTGTATAGGCAGGCAGCCCTTTTTTCCGGGCAGGCAGAAGCCGAGCTCTGGCTCGCTGTAGCAAAGGCGAGTAGCTGCGCTAAAAACTGGAAACAGGCAAGTCAAACGGGCTGGCTGGCCTATTCTTCTACGAGTAGCAATGTGCTGCGGGCAGAGGCCCTTGCACTCACCGGAGAGGCTCTGGAACAGCGGACCACCTCCTACCATAACTGGACCCCAGTTGGTATTGACCTCTACGAGCGACTCAACAAGCTGAACAGCAGCTCGACGAATGCGGAAAAATTGGCCCGCTTACGGATCAAGCAGAATGAGGACAAAAAGCTGCTGATCCGGAGCTACACTGCGGACAGCAGCAGCGGCCATCCCAGACTCTGCATCGGGCTGAATGACGAGATACTCAACCCGGAGCAGGCTCATTACGGCGATTACATCCGGGTCTCTCCCGCCCTGAGCCCTGACTTCTATGTCGAATACAAGAAGCTCTGCATCGGTGGTGCATCCTATGGTACTACCTATGAGGTCACCCTGCGCAAGGGCATGAAAAGCAGGAACAAGGAGCTCATGGACACGGCGACATTCAACATTGCTACGGATCATAGCCCATCCCAGCTCTGGTTTAACCAGAACGACTACATCCTTGCAGATGTATCCGGGGCAGTGGGACTGCATACCATCAACGTGAACAAGGTCAAGCTACGCCTGTACCGTATCCACGAGCGCAATATCCTCGGGGAGTTTGTCAGCAATGCCTTCCGCCGCAAGCTCAACGAATATGAGCTGGAGCGCATCAAGGAACGGGAAGGCGAGCTGGTTTGGGAAGGCTCAACAGATATTACGGCTCCTCAGGATGAGAAAACCGTCAGTGATCTGGCCCTGCCCATGCAGGCTATAGCCGCTCCTGGCCTCTATATCCTCATTGCTGAGGACGGCAATACCAAGCCGCAACGCTGGGAGGGTGCTGCCAGTCAATGGTTGGTCAAGACCAATATCGGCCTGACCACTTACCAGGGCAATGATGGACTCACGGTCATGGCCCGCAGCCTGGACACAGCCCTGCCCCTGGCCGGGGTAGATATCACCCTCACTGCCCGCAATAATACCCCGCTGGGCACCCTAACAACAGACGAAAAAGGACTGGTCCGTTTTGCCCCTGGTCTGCTGCGTGGGAAAGGCGGCCAGGCCGCTGTTCAGCTGGTCTCTATGGATAGTAGACAAGGTTTCACCTTTCTCCAACTCCAGCAGGCCCCCTTTGACTTTAGTGACCGAGGGGTGGGCGGACGAACTGCCCCTGGTCCTGTGGATGCCTTTGTCTACACCGAGCGGGGAATCTACCGTCCAGGTGAGACCGTCAATGTGGTGGCCCTGGTTCGGGATGAGCTAGGGCGGGCCATCGATGCCCCGCCCCTGACCCTGCGCCTCAGAGGCCCCAATGCTAAGATCCAGCTGGAGCGTCTCCTCCAGCCCGATGCCGCCGGTGGCTATACCGAGACCATCAACCTGCCTCATGCGGCCCGTTCCGGCTCCTGGACCGCTTCCCTTTACGTGGATGTGAAGGAGAAACCCGTGGGGCAGGTCAGTTTTGTGGTGAAATCCTTTAAACCACCCCGTCTGGATGCCCGCATGGAGCCCGAGGGCATCCTGACCCCCAAGGAAGGGGCCAAGGCCGTGGTCCAAGCCGATTATCTCTACGGTTCTCCCGGTTCAAACCTGCGGGTTCAGGCCCGGATGAGCCTCCAGTATGATCCCCATCCCTTTGCCGATTTTGCCAACTTCTTCTTCGGCAGGGCTGGCGAAGAACCAGGCATCGGAGATATCGAGCTGCCGGACATCACAACCGATGCCCGGGGACAGGGCACCCTGATCCTGCAACTTAACGGCCAGCAGGAGAGCACCCGTCAGCCTCTCAAGGCCGTGGTCTCTGCTGAGGTCATGGATATTGATGGCCGAACCGTTGCGGCGAGCACCGGGGTTCCGGTACGGCATCTCCCTGAATACCTGGGCGTAAAACCGGGCTTCCAGGATGAGCAGGTCCAGGCCGATAGCACAGCAAAATTTTCGCTCATCGCCCTGGACGGCAAAGGTCTGCCTCAAGCAAAAGGATCCCTCAGCTATCGGCTTATCCAGGAGGAAGTTGATTACCAGTGGTTCCAAAAAAACGGGGGCTGGGGCTATGAACGGATAGTCCGTGACCACGAGAAAGCGAGAGATCAATTGAGCTGGAAGAAGACCGGCCCACTCCCCCTGGCCTTACCGGTTACCCTGGGGGTGTATCGGCTGGAACTCCTCAATAAGGACGCAGAGCTGGTCACCGCCTTTCGCTTTACCGCAGGCGAGCAGCTCATCGGTCAGAGCGACACCCCGGATGCGGTCAAGGTGGAGCTCGATCGACAACAGTATCAGGTCGGCGAGACCGCCAAGCTGACCATCAAATCACCGTATCCAGGTCAGGCAAGCCTGATCCTGGCCAATAGCTCCATCCACGATGTGAGCAATATCTCCCTTGCTGAAGGCAAAGATACCCTGGAGATCCCGGTCAAGGCAGACTGGGGGGCAGGTGTTTATGCCCTAGTCACAGTTTATCGTCCTGGTGAAGGTCAGAAAAAGGGGGCGGATCGGGCTGTGGGCCTGGTCTGGCTCAATGTTGATCCGGCGGCCCAACGCCTTCAGGTCGCTATCAAAACACCGGATAAAATTCGTCCCCGCCAGACCCTCAAGGTACCGGTGGAGATTAAAGATGCTGTTCCTGGTGAAGCAGTACACTTAACCTTGGCTGCGGTGGATGACGGTGTTCTCCGTCTCACCAATTTTGTCTCACCAGACCCGCTGACCTGGTTCTTTAACAAACAGCAGCTGGGCCTGGAAATCCGCGACCTCTACGGGCAGCTCATCGCCCCGCCGGAAAGTAAACCCCTGGTCCTGCGCACCGGTGCCGGTGAGAACGGGCTGCGCGGCGCCCCTGAATCCAACATCAAGGTGCTCTCCCTCTTTTCCGGGGTGGTCCAGGTCGGGGAGGATGGCACGGCCACGGTTCCTCTGGAGATCCCTGACTTCAACGGCAGGGTACGTCTCATGAGCGTGGCTTGGTCCCCGGATAAACTGGGCTCAGCCAGCCGTGATATGCAAATCAATGATCCGGTGGTAGTTTCTCCGGCCCTGCCCCGCTACCTGGCCCAGGGCGATGAATCAAGCATCCAGCTCCTGCTGGAAAACATCGACGGTCCAGAAGGAGAGTATCATATCGCCTGGACAGCAGAAGGCGCTGTGGCTATGGAAACAGAGGAGAGAGAGGAGATGGCAAGCTCCCTCACCATCAACCTTGCATCGGGCAAACGGGAAAACCTCCGCTTCCCGGTACAGGCGAATAGCATCGGGAAGGGCAGCCTCCATGTCCAGGTCAAGGGCCCGGAAGGATATAGCTATAGCGGAGACTTCCCCCTCAATGTGCGGGGGAAATACCTGCCCACCCTGGAGCGTCGCTATGCCAAACTGAATCCTGGCGAGTCGGTTGTTCTGGATAAGGAAACACTGACAGGCCTTTTCCCGGAAACCGCCAAAGTGGGGTTGACGATATCCAGCTCCCCTAATCTGGACGTGCCCGGTTTACTGGGCCAGCTTGATCGCTATCCCTACGGCTGTCTGGAGCAGCTCACCAGCCGGGCCATGCCCCTGCTCTCGGCTAATCTGCTGGCAGAACGCTTTGCCGCGCCTCTGGATAAAAACCTGCCCGGCAGGGTGCAGGAGGCCATTGACCGAATTCTCCAGAAACAACGTGGAGATGGCAGCTTTTCCCTCTGGTGGGACAGCGGCAGCGCTAAGCCCTGGCTCACGGCCTATGCCCTGGATTTCCTCAGTCGGGCCCAGGAAAAGGGTTATGTGGTTCCTGAATATTTTTATAAGAAAGGGATGCACTGGCTGACAGATCAGGTCAAAAACGCCAACAACCCTCAGGTACAAGATCTGGCGCCCCTGGCCTACGCCCATTGGGTACTGGCCCGGACCGGACAGGGCCGACACGAGGATGCCCGTTATCTCTTTGACACCTGGTTCCAGCAGACACCTTCTCCCCTAGCAAAAGCCCAGCTTGCGGGATCCCTGGCCCTGTTAGGAGATAGAAACCGGGCGATCAAGGGTCTGAAGGCGGCAATGGAGCAGGCAAACCGCGATCCCTCCTCCAGCTGGCACAACTACGGCTCACGCCTCCGTGATCTGGCTGGCATCATCCATGTCATTGCTGAATCTGGAATCACGGAAGTCGACCCGGCCCCGGCCTGGCAGGAGCTGACCCGCCTCTTTGCTCAGGAGAAATACCTTTCCACCCAGGAACAAGCCTGGCTGATCATGGCCTCCCTGACCCTCGAACAGAGCAGCCCCCTTGACCTGGATATCGCGGAAAAGGCCCCAGCCAAGGAGGAGAAGAAAGAAAAAGAGAAACCTTCCCTGCTGAGCAGGATCAAGTCCATGCTCAGTTTCGGCACCCCGGAGCCTCCTGAAAGCGAGGAGCCAGCTGATGCGCAAGACGAGGAAACGGAACAACCTGCCCCTCAGAGCACCTTCTTTGCCCTGGAACGGAAAGGTGAGGCCTTACTGAGCAACCCGGTGACCATCACTAATAATGGAGACAAGGCGGTCTGGTTGGTGACCACTTTACAAGGCTCGCCCATTGAGGCACCTGCACCGGTGGAAAACGGCTTTACGGTGTTCCGGGATTGGTATACGACCGAAGGTGAACCCATGCCAGTGGATGCCATCCAGCAGGGTGAGCTCATGGTGGTAACGCTTCAGGGCGAGGTCAAGACCGGGTCCGACTTCCAGGCCCTGCTGGTTGATCTGCTGCCTGCGGGCTTTGAGATTGAACGGCCCATTACTGAGCAAGACACAGCCTTTAGCTGGCTCAAGGATCAGCTCACCAATAACGAGTATGTTGATGCACGGGACGACCGTTTTATAGCGGCCTTTCATACCAAGTCTCTGCCAAGGGTTGATGGAAACAAGAAGATGAGCAGGTTCCAGTCAGCCTATCTGGTCCGGGCGGTCACGCCGGGCATCTACACCCTGCCCCCGGTGGAGGTTGAGGCCATGTATCGACCGGTGTACCGGGCCCGAGGTGGAGTTGGTACGGTGATCGTGAGTGGGGTGGAGTGA